The following are encoded together in the Balaenoptera acutorostrata chromosome 9, mBalAcu1.1, whole genome shotgun sequence genome:
- the EPS8L2 gene encoding epidermal growth factor receptor kinase substrate 8-like protein 2 yields the protein MSQSGSMSCCPGAANGSLGQSDGVAKMSAKDLFAQRKKYSNSNVIMHETSQYHVQHLATFIMDKSEAIVSVEDAIRKLVQLSSKEKIWTQEMLLQVNDQSLRLLDVESQEELENFPLPTVRHSQTVLNQLRYPSVLLLVCQDSDQSKPDVHFFHCDEVEAELVHEDIESALADCRLGKKMRPQTLKGHQEKIRQRQSVLPPSQGPAPIPFQRYGRDSPSTKNRVGLPTPLGDPGFRRWESQDEEPRAVLAQKIEKETQILNCALDDIEWFVARLQKAAEAFKQLNQRKKGKKKGKKGPAEGVLTLRARPPSEAEFVDCFRKTKLAINLLAKLQKHIQNPSAAELVHFLFGPLELIVSTCGGPDIARSVSSPLLSRDTVGFLRGHLVPKEMALWESLGETWTRPRSEWPREPQVPPYVPKFQSGWEPPLDVLQEAPWEVEGLASAPGDEPTPVSRTSFRNSTKHGLTSEPTPQGDVSSPHAHRGYEPAAAMAKYVKVLYDFTARNANELSVLKDEVLEVLEDDHQWWKLRNRSGQAGYVPGNILAETRPEDALLEQGVKYWGPASPTHKLPPGFAGNKGELMQHMDEVNDELIKKISHIKAQPTRNFRVERSQPVHLPLTYESGPSEVRAWLEAKAFSARIVENLGILTGPQLFSLNKDELRKVCGEEGARVYSQLTVQKAVLEKQQGGSELEELMSKFHSKNQRRAEEDS from the exons ATGAGCCAATCAGGGTCCATGAGCTGTTGCCCGGGTGCTGCCAA tggcagcctGGGCCAGTCTGACGGTGTGGCCAAGATGAGTGCCAAGGACCTGTTTG CTCAGAGGAAGAAGTACTCCAACTCCAATGTCATCATGCACGAGACCTCCCAGTACCACGTCCAG CACTTGGCCACGTTCATCATGGACAAGAGTGAGGCCATTGTGTCCGTGGAAGATGCCATCCGGAAGCTGGTGCAGCTGAGCTCCAAGGAGAAGATCTGGACACAGGAGATGCTGCTGCAGGTCAACGACCAGTCGCTGCGGCTGCTGGACGTGGAATCCCAG GAGGAGCTGGAGAACTTCCCACTGCCGACCGTGCGGCACAGCCAGACGGTGCTGAACCAGCTACGCTACCCGTCGGTGCTGCTGCTCGTGTGCCAGGACTCAGACCAGAGCAAGCCCGACGTCCACTTCTTCCACTGCGACGAGGTGGAG GCGGAGCTGGTGCATGAGGACATCGAGAGCGCGCTGGCCGACTGCCGCCTGGGGAAGAAGATGCGGCCACAGACCCTCAA GGGCCACCAGGAGAAGATCCGGCAGCGGCAGTCCGTCCTGCCCCCGTCCCAGGGCCCGGCCCCCATCCCCTTCCAGCGCTACGGCAGGGACTCGCCTTCCACCAAGAACCGAGTGGGCCTGCCCACGCCGCTCGGAGACCCAG GCTTTCGCCGTTGGGAGTCGCAGGACGAGGAGCCGAGGGCCGTGCTGGCTCAGAAGATCGAGAAGGAGACG CAAATCCTCAACTGCGCCCTGGACGACATCGAGTGGTTCGTGGCTCGGCTGCAGAAGGCCGCTGAGGCTTTCAAGCAGCTGAACCAGCgcaagaagggaaagaagaaggggaagaaggggcCGGCAG AGGGCGTCCTCACGCTGCGAGCACGGCCCCCCTCCGAGGCCGAGTTTGTTGACTGTTTCCGGAAGACCAAGCTGGCCATCAACCTGCTC GCCAAGCTGCAGAAGCACATCCAGAACCCTAGCGCAGCCGAGCTGGTGCACTTCCTCTTCGGGCCTCTGGAACtg ATCGTCAGCACCTGTGGTGGCCCAGACATTGCTCGCTCCGTCTCCAGCCCCCTGCTCTCCCGAGATACTGTGGGCTTCCTGCGCGGCCACCTGGTCCCCAAGGAGATGGCGCTGTGGGAGTCCCTGGGGGAGACCTGGACACGACCCCG CTCCGAGTGGCCTCGGGAGCCGCAGGTGCCCCCCTACGTGCCCAAGTTCCAGAGCGGCTGGGAGCCACCCCTGGACGTGCTGCAGGAGGCCCCCTGGGAGGTGGAGGGGCTGGCCTCAGCCCCCGGTGATGAG CCAACTCCAGTGAGCCGCACGTCCTTCAGAAACTCCACAAAGCATGGCCTCACATCTGAGCCCACACCCCAGGGAGACGTCAGCTCCCCACATGCTCACAG GGGCTACGAACCCGCAGCGGCCATGGCCAAGTACGTCAAGGTCCTCTACGACTTCACAGCCCGCAACGCGAATGAGCTGTCGGTGCTCAAGGACGAGGTCCTGGAG GTGCTGGAAGACGACCACCAGTGGTGGAAGCTTCGAAATCGCAGCGGCCAGGCAGGCTACGTGCCCGGCAACATCCTGGCCGAGACCCGGCCGGAGGACGCCCTCCTGGAGCAG GGGGTGAAATACTGGGGTCCTGCCAGCCCAACCCACAAGCTACCCCCAGGCTTTGCCGGGAACAAAGGCG AGCTGATGCAGCACATGGACGAGGTCAACGACGAGCTCATCAAGAAGATCAGCCACATCAAGGCACAGCCGACGCGAAACTTCCGCGTGGAGCGCAGCCAGCCCGTGCACCTGCCGCTCACCTACGAGTCCGGCCCCAGCGAGGTCCGCGCCTGGCTGGAAGCCAAGGCCTTCAGCGCCCG gatcGTGGAGAACCTGGGCATCCTGACCGGGCCCCAGCTCTTCTCGCTCAACAAGGACGAGCTGCGGAAGGTGTGCGGGGAGGAGGGCGCCCGCGTGTACAGCCAGCTCACCGTGCAGAAGGCCGTCCTGGAG AAGCAGCAAGGTGGGTCGGAGCTGGAGGAGCTCATGAGcaagttccattccaagaacCAGAGGCGGGCGGAGGAAGACAGCTAG